The following proteins come from a genomic window of Gimesia chilikensis:
- a CDS encoding GntR family transcriptional regulator: MKPAIVDLAERIQSDIQQRKLQPGDPYYTTSETARSFQVSGTTANRALQLLTQRRVLVRKQRAGTFIADPESNQTEQALRRVHLVVHQKYLEREGLLADGILIGLQRELPEAELEFNFLPHRDEEAYVEEIVNRALKSNETEGFVLQRAQVGVQRILQESGLPTVVNGVLQPSITGLAHIDRDQGEIGRLLFQHLLQQNCQRVLIVFRDQVTAGDHLLLDAVQREMHGAGWGIDRLTVRCLPADDRAIQVSAQDVLKRSSDKHGILCRSEPAAQAIAAIISELNYTRKKQPVIVVADHFAREQAPCLFPHIRPCLSPEAYGQEIGRMLVRQMNGAAPRNLFCNVSVELVKPS; the protein is encoded by the coding sequence ATGAAACCAGCGATTGTGGATCTGGCCGAGCGAATCCAGTCCGATATTCAACAGCGAAAGCTGCAGCCCGGGGATCCCTACTACACAACCAGTGAAACAGCACGTTCGTTTCAGGTCAGTGGAACGACTGCCAACCGGGCTCTGCAACTGCTCACTCAGCGACGGGTTCTGGTGCGTAAACAACGGGCCGGTACGTTCATTGCTGATCCGGAATCAAACCAGACTGAGCAGGCCCTGCGTCGCGTGCATCTGGTGGTACACCAGAAATATCTCGAACGGGAAGGCCTGCTGGCCGACGGTATTCTGATTGGCCTGCAGCGGGAACTTCCCGAGGCAGAACTTGAATTCAACTTCCTGCCGCACCGGGATGAAGAAGCGTATGTGGAAGAGATTGTGAACCGGGCGCTCAAGTCGAACGAGACTGAAGGCTTTGTTTTGCAACGAGCACAGGTGGGCGTGCAGCGGATCCTGCAGGAGAGCGGACTGCCGACAGTTGTAAATGGGGTACTGCAACCATCGATTACTGGCCTGGCTCATATTGACCGGGATCAGGGGGAGATTGGTCGGCTCTTATTTCAGCATCTGCTCCAACAGAATTGCCAGCGGGTACTGATCGTATTTCGCGATCAAGTGACAGCCGGCGATCATCTTCTACTGGATGCTGTGCAGCGGGAGATGCACGGCGCAGGCTGGGGAATCGATCGGCTGACGGTTCGCTGTCTTCCGGCAGATGATCGGGCGATACAGGTCTCCGCTCAGGATGTCCTGAAACGCTCCTCAGATAAGCATGGAATCCTCTGTCGCTCTGAACCAGCGGCCCAGGCGATTGCGGCGATTATTTCCGAACTGAATTATACGCGGAAGAAGCAGCCTGTAATAGTGGTCGCGGATCATTTTGCCCGCGAGCAAGCCCCCTGCCTGTTCCCGCATATTCGCCCCTGCCTCTCTCCCGAAGCTTATGGGCAGGAGATTGGCAGGATGCTGGTCAGGCAGATGAATGGGGCAGCGCCAAGAAATCTGTTTTGCAACGTTTCGGTTGAGCTCGTCAAACCATCCTGA
- a CDS encoding MBL fold metallo-hydrolase, which translates to MFDFDTPTVNEIAPDVFRIGCYAPALDLQFNYFLVRDDAPLLFTTGYKSSFPLVQQAVAQVMDPAKLRYIAFSHFESDECGALNQWLEVAPGAEPVCSLVSAMVNINDFAIRPPKGMVDGEQLNTGKYQYRFCSTAQLPHGWDAGLLYEETQGTLFCSDLFHQGGNVDALTESDLSEQVLAAMQQMQAGPLADYIPYTKQTDRILNRLADLKPKTLAIMHGSSFAGDGEQAFRDLSTAMKSVFG; encoded by the coding sequence ATGTTCGACTTCGATACGCCCACCGTTAATGAAATCGCTCCGGATGTGTTTCGGATTGGATGTTATGCGCCAGCCCTGGATCTGCAGTTTAATTATTTCCTGGTGCGGGATGACGCACCGCTGCTGTTTACGACCGGGTACAAGTCCAGCTTTCCGCTGGTACAGCAAGCGGTCGCGCAGGTGATGGATCCTGCAAAACTGCGGTATATCGCCTTCAGTCATTTCGAGTCGGATGAATGCGGGGCGCTGAACCAGTGGCTGGAAGTGGCTCCCGGGGCGGAGCCGGTCTGTAGCCTGGTTTCGGCAATGGTGAATATCAATGACTTCGCGATCCGGCCGCCCAAAGGGATGGTCGACGGCGAGCAACTTAACACGGGCAAATATCAGTACCGCTTCTGCTCGACCGCACAGCTGCCGCACGGCTGGGACGCGGGTCTGCTCTATGAAGAGACGCAGGGGACACTGTTCTGTTCGGATCTGTTCCATCAGGGAGGGAATGTAGATGCGCTCACCGAAAGCGATCTGTCAGAACAGGTGCTGGCCGCGATGCAGCAGATGCAGGCGGGACCGCTGGCCGATTATATCCCTTACACGAAACAGACGGACCGAATTCTCAACCGTCTGGCGGACCTGAAACCCAAAACGCTGGCGATCATGCACGGTTCCAGTTTCGCCGGAGATGGGGAACAGGCCTTTCGGGATCTGTCGACCGCGATGAAGTCGGTCTTCGGTTGA
- a CDS encoding sialidase family protein, which yields MPPFLLRPAKTCSLFLLMTLSLLQATQAGDLQKTMIFSARDGQYHHYRIPGIIATSKGTLLAYCEARKTAGDWADIDILMRRSTDGGQTWAKPQVIHNAKEETVNNVIAFNDAQTGQVHLLYCENYARCYYTQSNDDGKTFSPRVEITPVFEEFRKEYDWNVIATGPGHGIQLQNGRLLVPVWLSTGGKKHRPSCVSTIFSDDHGKTWHRGEIIVNQGEQIAGETIVNPSETVAVQLFNDKVLVNIRTESKPHRRLIAISENGATGWTDKHFDPQLLEPVCMGSILRVPASKPQPQNAIVFANPDNLEGSSKRRGPNRDRKNLTLQVSFNDCQTWSGKRVLEPGISGYSDLAALPDGTIVCFYEDGGLKNNGYDTTGLTVARFPLKWILED from the coding sequence ATGCCCCCTTTTCTCCTGCGCCCGGCGAAAACCTGTTCCCTGTTCCTGCTGATGACCTTGAGCCTGCTGCAGGCCACTCAAGCAGGTGACCTGCAAAAGACAATGATCTTTTCCGCCCGGGATGGTCAATATCACCACTACAGAATTCCGGGCATCATTGCCACCAGCAAAGGAACACTGCTCGCTTACTGCGAAGCCCGCAAGACAGCTGGCGACTGGGCCGATATCGATATTTTGATGCGCCGCAGTACCGATGGGGGACAGACCTGGGCAAAGCCACAGGTCATTCACAATGCGAAAGAAGAAACAGTCAACAATGTCATTGCCTTTAACGATGCTCAGACCGGACAGGTGCATCTCCTCTATTGTGAAAACTATGCCCGCTGTTATTACACCCAAAGTAATGACGACGGAAAGACCTTCAGCCCTCGCGTAGAAATCACCCCGGTCTTTGAAGAGTTCCGCAAAGAGTACGACTGGAATGTCATCGCCACCGGTCCCGGACATGGTATTCAACTACAGAACGGGCGGCTGCTGGTACCAGTCTGGCTTTCCACCGGAGGGAAGAAACATCGTCCTTCCTGCGTCTCCACCATCTTTAGCGACGATCACGGCAAGACCTGGCACCGTGGCGAGATCATCGTCAACCAGGGGGAGCAGATCGCAGGCGAGACGATCGTCAATCCCAGCGAAACGGTTGCCGTCCAGTTGTTTAATGACAAAGTCCTCGTGAATATCCGCACCGAATCGAAGCCGCACCGTCGGTTGATTGCCATCAGTGAGAACGGCGCGACCGGCTGGACTGATAAACATTTTGATCCGCAACTGCTCGAACCGGTCTGCATGGGCAGCATCCTGCGCGTTCCGGCGAGCAAGCCTCAGCCTCAGAATGCCATCGTGTTTGCAAATCCCGACAACCTGGAAGGTTCCAGCAAACGCAGAGGCCCCAACCGGGACCGCAAAAACCTGACACTGCAGGTAAGCTTCAACGACTGCCAGACCTGGAGCGGCAAAAGAGTGCTTGAACCAGGGATCAGTGGCTATAGCGATCTGGCAGCCCTTCCTGATGGCACCATTGTCTGCTTCTATGAAGATGGCGGCCTGAAAAATAACGGTTACGACACAACCGGCTTGACAGTGGCTCGATTTCCATTGAAATGGATATTAGAGGATTGA
- a CDS encoding alpha/beta hydrolase — protein MLQMRFINIALCVLAICVFGVSSYPVWAADEKPQPDERLQKLLKRFPAADKNKDGILTRDEARAYRQQMQKRQGRPFNSVEPTHADVKYGDHARNVLDFYQAKSDQPTPLVVYIHGGGFVGGSKRVNPGFLQQCLDAGISVAAIHYRFIDGKKVLLPEPQRDGARAVQFLRSKAKEWNIDPKRVACFGGSAGAGISMWIGFHDDLAKPDSDDPIERESTRIQAVGTFGGQSTYDPIKIKALVGGRAWEHASIFKAYGVDTAEEALHPTLEQQKRYDESSAIMHLTKDDPPLYMVYSEADGPLPANARPGQGIHHPNFGRDLVKKMNELEIENVFIYTPEAKGRNPQREMLEFFQKQFAKVK, from the coding sequence ATGCTACAAATGCGTTTCATAAATATCGCTCTCTGCGTCCTCGCCATCTGTGTCTTTGGGGTTAGCTCGTATCCCGTCTGGGCAGCCGATGAAAAACCGCAGCCGGACGAACGCCTGCAGAAGTTGTTGAAACGCTTTCCGGCGGCTGATAAAAACAAAGATGGTATTCTCACCCGAGACGAAGCGCGGGCTTATCGTCAGCAAATGCAGAAACGTCAGGGAAGACCGTTCAATTCTGTTGAACCGACCCATGCTGATGTGAAATACGGTGACCATGCACGGAACGTACTCGACTTCTACCAGGCCAAATCCGATCAGCCGACCCCCCTGGTCGTCTACATTCACGGCGGCGGATTTGTAGGAGGCAGTAAGCGGGTGAATCCCGGCTTTCTACAGCAGTGTCTGGATGCCGGCATCAGCGTCGCTGCGATTCACTACCGCTTTATTGACGGGAAAAAAGTTCTGCTCCCCGAGCCCCAGCGCGACGGAGCCCGGGCCGTGCAGTTTCTCCGTAGTAAAGCCAAGGAGTGGAACATTGACCCGAAGCGGGTGGCCTGCTTTGGGGGCTCCGCCGGCGCCGGGATCTCGATGTGGATCGGCTTTCACGACGACCTGGCCAAACCGGACAGCGACGATCCCATTGAACGCGAATCGACCCGCATTCAGGCGGTCGGCACCTTTGGCGGACAGAGCACATACGATCCGATCAAAATCAAAGCTCTGGTAGGTGGCCGGGCCTGGGAGCATGCTTCGATCTTCAAAGCTTACGGCGTGGACACAGCAGAAGAAGCCCTGCATCCCACTCTGGAACAACAGAAACGCTATGACGAATCGTCTGCGATCATGCATCTGACGAAAGACGATCCACCACTCTACATGGTCTATAGCGAAGCAGACGGTCCCCTGCCCGCCAACGCCCGCCCCGGCCAGGGTATCCATCACCCCAATTTCGGGCGTGATCTGGTGAAAAAGATGAACGAACTCGAAATCGAAAACGTCTTTATCTACACGCCGGAAGCCAAAGGCCGCAATCCTCAACGCGAAATGCTGGAATTCTTCCAGAAGCAGTTCGCGAAGGTGAAATAG
- a CDS encoding FAD-dependent oxidoreductase, translating to MPRSLSLVVVLFYSLLVILSPLSAAEPDHKVDICVYGGTSGGVVAAVKAARLGKTAILIEPGQHLGGMSSGGLSFSDMGKSATVAGMAREFYERIGKKYGKPLETRLEPHVAETVFEEMIKEAGVKVIRGEPLQKVQKQGPRIVELTTEQGTRIAAEMFIDCTYEGDLLAAAGVSYSLTREANSQYDETLNGVQLYEIPQVHFGKYDKIGRRKDRRGLWDRAIPLDPYKIPGKPESGLLPLIEEGELGTIGEAAPGVQAYCFRLCVTDQPENRIPIAPPANYDPARYEIVARYIAACEKAGDDMDLRWFTKHDALPNGKFDFNTAYFGLNYVGGNKGYSEASHAERQQIIKEHENYARGLFYFLKTDERVPQKVRDQVSRYGLCKDEFQDNGGWPHQLYIRESRRMVSDLVMTEHFCRHQVVAPKSVGLASYGIDIHEIRRIVHNGIMVREGKLLGHHSTRGPYPIGFDAIVPKAEECDNLLVTFAISASHVAFGSTRMEPVLMILSQSAATAASQAIDVGCAIQEVNYQRLRTQLLADGQLLDWPAPVQNGKSTARVIVNPEKLPGIVLDDSDAEFIGSWAESNGQPSPIGRNYSHDGNKDRGQKSARFTPAIKQSGDYEVRLLYTWHPNRSSKVPVMIQSADGKKTVIINQRQPALVKQVPVSLGTFHFEAGQPASVTVSNQGADGYVVVDGLQLLPVKLAEAERTGKRKSGYPQLTMEAKPKFSQPNAAQAAQVAFSPLAEKTLPRTPGESTRHSTEPVQLAPSADADEVAGKSYDVIVVGGTGGGVATAVRAAREGCSVLLVQHNGHIGGMMTNGLMQWDALYGGPRSPLFSELLENIENYYIDTFGRDSRDHQTVRYTHEKYPIGWAEPHVAEREYNRLVAQEKNITLLLHHYPTDVDRQGSLIKSVTLCRYGTPGTIQVKGTTIVDATYEGDLFALADVPYRVGREARDEYNEPHAGKVFVNIDGHRPESIVNEGLNIRVYGARQGSIDPTSPFSVDGAVQAYNYRFCVTSDPANRLPIPKPASYDRANYLDFHRRYIPASQGPNHKSHVNSPIMPGHNHAYPEADWPTREKIIQQHLDFGLGLMWFLQHDESIPETKRQEYLKWGLPKDEYADFDHVPYEMYVREARRIVGRHVFNENDGMLADGYHRTPIHQDSIAVTDWYMDSHSCTTDSRPGFKYDGKLILTEESRPSQIPYRALLPQGVDNLLVPVCLSATHIAWGAIRLEPVFLSTGEAAGYAAALAKQQGTTPADLNPDLLLKTLVRRRQLVSFFNDLKVNNSDPSIPAAQYFATKGFFNDYNARLNEPLTKAVHDVWERGLKQMEQGTSDPGKLAVEVQQAEEETSPATGETRGAFLLKAWGSVEPRSS from the coding sequence ATGCCTCGTTCCCTCAGCCTAGTTGTTGTGCTGTTCTACAGCCTCCTCGTAATCCTGTCCCCTCTGTCTGCTGCAGAACCAGACCATAAAGTCGACATCTGCGTCTATGGCGGCACCTCTGGTGGTGTCGTTGCAGCTGTCAAAGCAGCCCGTCTTGGTAAGACCGCTATCCTGATCGAACCGGGCCAGCACCTGGGCGGCATGAGTTCCGGTGGACTCAGCTTCTCTGATATGGGAAAGTCAGCCACGGTGGCTGGCATGGCCCGCGAGTTCTACGAACGGATCGGTAAGAAATATGGCAAGCCGCTGGAAACGCGACTGGAGCCGCACGTCGCAGAAACAGTCTTTGAAGAAATGATCAAAGAAGCCGGCGTGAAGGTCATCCGGGGAGAACCACTACAGAAAGTTCAAAAGCAGGGACCACGGATCGTGGAACTGACCACAGAGCAGGGGACCCGCATCGCAGCAGAGATGTTTATCGACTGCACCTACGAAGGCGATCTGCTGGCCGCAGCCGGCGTGTCGTATTCGCTGACCCGTGAAGCCAATTCACAATACGACGAAACATTGAACGGCGTACAGTTGTATGAAATCCCTCAAGTCCATTTTGGTAAGTATGACAAAATCGGCCGCCGCAAAGATCGACGGGGGCTCTGGGATCGTGCCATCCCCCTCGATCCATACAAAATCCCTGGTAAACCGGAAAGCGGCCTGCTACCCCTGATCGAGGAAGGAGAACTGGGAACAATCGGTGAAGCTGCTCCCGGAGTACAGGCTTACTGCTTCCGTTTATGTGTCACCGATCAACCGGAGAACCGGATCCCGATCGCACCTCCTGCCAACTACGACCCGGCCCGTTACGAGATCGTGGCCCGCTATATCGCTGCCTGTGAGAAAGCAGGCGATGATATGGACCTCCGCTGGTTTACCAAGCACGATGCCCTTCCCAACGGCAAGTTTGATTTCAACACCGCCTATTTCGGTTTGAACTACGTCGGCGGCAACAAGGGGTACAGTGAAGCCTCACACGCTGAGCGTCAGCAGATTATCAAGGAACACGAAAACTACGCCCGCGGCCTCTTCTACTTTCTGAAGACGGACGAACGCGTTCCGCAGAAAGTACGTGATCAGGTTAGTCGCTACGGGCTCTGTAAAGACGAATTCCAGGATAACGGAGGTTGGCCGCACCAGCTCTATATTCGCGAATCGCGACGGATGGTCTCCGACCTGGTGATGACCGAACATTTTTGTCGCCACCAGGTGGTCGCCCCCAAATCGGTCGGTCTGGCCTCGTACGGCATCGACATCCACGAAATCCGCCGGATCGTGCACAACGGAATAATGGTGCGGGAAGGCAAACTGCTGGGTCACCATAGCACCCGCGGCCCCTATCCGATCGGTTTCGACGCAATCGTCCCCAAGGCAGAAGAATGCGATAACCTGCTGGTCACCTTCGCGATCTCCGCCAGTCACGTCGCTTTTGGTTCAACCCGCATGGAACCAGTGCTGATGATTCTCAGCCAATCCGCCGCAACCGCTGCCAGCCAGGCTATCGATGTGGGATGCGCTATTCAGGAAGTGAATTACCAGCGACTCCGCACCCAGCTGCTGGCTGACGGGCAACTACTCGACTGGCCCGCACCTGTGCAAAACGGGAAGTCGACTGCACGAGTGATCGTAAACCCCGAAAAATTACCGGGCATCGTACTCGACGATTCCGACGCTGAATTCATAGGCAGCTGGGCGGAGAGTAACGGTCAGCCTTCACCAATCGGCAGGAACTATTCCCACGATGGAAACAAGGACCGGGGCCAGAAGTCGGCCCGGTTCACTCCCGCGATCAAACAGTCAGGCGACTATGAAGTCCGGCTGCTCTATACCTGGCATCCGAACCGTTCCAGTAAAGTTCCGGTGATGATTCAAAGTGCCGACGGCAAGAAAACCGTCATTATCAATCAGCGTCAGCCAGCGCTGGTCAAACAGGTGCCAGTCTCGCTGGGAACCTTTCACTTTGAAGCAGGACAGCCTGCCTCCGTCACAGTTTCCAATCAAGGGGCCGACGGCTATGTCGTCGTCGATGGCCTGCAGTTGCTGCCCGTGAAACTCGCTGAAGCAGAACGGACGGGGAAACGAAAATCGGGATACCCTCAGCTGACGATGGAAGCCAAACCGAAATTCAGTCAGCCCAACGCGGCCCAGGCAGCACAGGTCGCCTTCTCCCCGCTGGCGGAAAAGACGTTGCCCCGCACGCCCGGTGAATCGACGCGGCACTCCACCGAGCCGGTCCAGCTGGCACCGTCTGCGGACGCGGATGAAGTCGCCGGGAAATCTTATGACGTCATTGTGGTCGGCGGCACCGGGGGCGGTGTGGCAACAGCCGTCCGGGCGGCCCGCGAAGGGTGTTCGGTCCTGCTGGTACAGCACAACGGGCATATCGGCGGAATGATGACCAACGGTCTGATGCAGTGGGACGCCCTGTATGGCGGGCCGCGTTCCCCGCTGTTCAGCGAGCTGTTGGAAAACATCGAAAACTACTATATCGACACCTTCGGCCGCGACTCGCGCGATCATCAGACCGTCCGTTATACCCATGAAAAATACCCGATCGGCTGGGCCGAACCACACGTCGCCGAGCGGGAGTACAACCGGCTGGTGGCGCAGGAAAAGAACATCACACTGCTCCTGCACCACTACCCGACGGACGTCGATCGCCAGGGCTCCCTCATTAAATCAGTCACCCTCTGCCGATACGGCACGCCCGGGACGATTCAGGTGAAGGGAACCACGATTGTTGATGCCACCTATGAAGGGGATCTGTTCGCGCTGGCCGACGTCCCTTACCGCGTGGGCCGCGAAGCCCGCGATGAATATAACGAGCCACACGCGGGCAAAGTCTTCGTCAACATTGACGGTCATCGGCCAGAGAGCATCGTCAATGAGGGGCTCAACATCCGCGTCTATGGTGCCCGTCAGGGGAGTATCGATCCCACCAGCCCATTCTCGGTGGATGGCGCAGTGCAGGCCTATAACTACCGGTTCTGTGTGACGTCTGATCCCGCCAACCGGCTGCCGATCCCAAAGCCGGCGAGTTATGATCGTGCAAACTACCTGGACTTTCACCGTCGGTACATCCCGGCGAGCCAGGGGCCAAACCACAAATCACACGTCAACAGCCCGATCATGCCCGGTCATAACCATGCCTATCCTGAAGCCGACTGGCCGACCCGCGAGAAGATCATCCAGCAGCACCTCGACTTCGGCCTGGGACTGATGTGGTTCCTGCAGCACGATGAATCAATCCCGGAAACCAAACGACAGGAGTACCTTAAATGGGGGCTGCCTAAAGACGAATACGCCGACTTTGATCACGTGCCTTACGAAATGTACGTCCGCGAAGCACGGCGGATCGTGGGCCGGCACGTCTTCAACGAAAATGACGGGATGCTGGCGGATGGCTACCATCGCACACCGATCCACCAGGACAGCATCGCGGTGACCGACTGGTACATGGACTCGCACTCCTGCACAACCGACAGCCGCCCCGGCTTCAAATATGACGGCAAACTGATCCTGACCGAAGAGTCCCGCCCGTCTCAGATTCCATATCGCGCACTGTTGCCGCAGGGGGTCGACAATCTGCTGGTGCCGGTCTGCCTCTCCGCGACCCACATCGCCTGGGGCGCAATCCGCCTGGAACCGGTCTTTCTCTCCACAGGCGAAGCCGCTGGTTACGCCGCCGCCCTGGCAAAGCAGCAGGGAACCACGCCTGCGGATCTCAATCCCGACCTGCTACTGAAAACGCTGGTCCGCCGCCGGCAGCTGGTCAGTTTCTTCAACGACCTGAAAGTCAACAACTCAGATCCCTCAATCCCCGCCGCCCAGTACTTCGCCACCAAAGGCTTCTTCAACGACTATAACGCCCGTCTGAACGAACCACTAACCAAAGCGGTCCATGATGTGTGGGAACGAGGGCTGAAACAGATGGAGCAGGGGACATCGGATCCCGGTAAGCTGGCTGTAGAGGTCCAGCAGGCGGAAGAGGAAACATCGCCAGCGACGGGGGAGACGCGCGGGGCGTTTCTCCTAAAAGCATGGGGAAGTGTTGAACCACGGTCTTCCTGA
- a CDS encoding linear amide C-N hydrolase, which translates to MKRLTGLPAILVALVLTLSIPASDTSACTGITIKPKDGSAIFGRTLEFAQDLKSNIIIIPRNRENVGSTPNQKPGLSWTSNYAMVGMNAFNLPVIVDGLNEKGLHVGIFYFPGYTDYQNLSEEDLAHSISPVELPLYLMGTCRNVDEVTSAVKKIKVGNVVMPQLGGVPPFHYIANDTSGKSIVIEYVNGELNIHQNPLGVLTNAPTFDWQITNLSNYVNLLTNNISDIKVEGVEIKGFGQGSGMLGLPGDFTPPSRFVRAVAFSSSAFPVTTAKEGVLQTFHILNQFDIPKGVARGVEQGKVVGDYTMWTGVSDLTNLRYYFRTYDDSSIRMVNLGCLNLDAPEIQTISIQGPEQIIDVSGCAR; encoded by the coding sequence GTGAAACGCCTCACAGGTTTGCCTGCCATCCTGGTTGCCCTTGTTTTAACTCTTTCAATTCCTGCTTCTGATACATCCGCCTGCACCGGGATCACAATCAAGCCCAAAGATGGTTCAGCCATCTTCGGCCGTACTTTGGAATTCGCTCAAGACCTGAAATCCAACATCATCATCATCCCCCGTAATCGTGAGAATGTCGGAAGTACTCCGAATCAGAAACCGGGTTTAAGCTGGACATCGAATTATGCGATGGTCGGTATGAACGCCTTTAATCTACCGGTGATCGTCGATGGTCTTAACGAAAAAGGGCTGCATGTCGGCATCTTCTATTTTCCCGGTTATACTGACTATCAAAATTTGTCTGAGGAGGATCTGGCCCACAGTATTTCTCCTGTTGAGTTGCCTCTGTACCTGATGGGGACTTGCCGGAATGTCGATGAAGTAACTTCTGCGGTAAAAAAAATCAAAGTCGGCAACGTGGTCATGCCTCAACTGGGTGGCGTCCCCCCGTTCCACTACATTGCCAATGACACAAGTGGAAAATCGATTGTAATCGAATACGTGAATGGTGAGTTGAATATCCATCAGAACCCACTGGGTGTTCTGACCAATGCGCCAACGTTTGACTGGCAGATAACTAACCTGAGCAACTACGTCAACCTGCTCACCAATAATATATCCGATATCAAAGTCGAAGGAGTCGAAATAAAAGGATTCGGACAGGGAAGTGGAATGCTCGGCCTGCCTGGCGACTTTACACCGCCATCCCGCTTTGTACGTGCTGTCGCTTTTTCTTCGTCGGCATTTCCGGTCACAACTGCGAAAGAGGGAGTACTACAGACATTTCACATTTTGAATCAGTTCGACATTCCCAAAGGAGTTGCTCGCGGAGTCGAACAGGGAAAAGTCGTCGGCGATTACACTATGTGGACCGGCGTCTCCGATCTGACAAACCTGCGTTACTACTTTCGCACATATGACGACAGCAGTATCCGGATGGTCAATTTAGGTTGCCTGAATCTGGATGCTCCGGAAATACAGACAATCTCCATCCAGGGTCCCGAACAGATCATCGATGTCTCTGGCTGTGCCCGCTGA